In Nitrospirota bacterium, one DNA window encodes the following:
- the flgB gene encoding flagellar basal body rod protein FlgB, whose amino-acid sequence MPGIADALMGETGLLLQKVMDFRTLQHNLISANLANAETPNYKAVHVDFEGLLREAMRKEGTLRMKMTDQKHFSGFQSDLAGVQPQHLVEAPPTSGNDYNSVDAEREMTRMAENQMMYQTAAEILRGRINTIRTVIMESGR is encoded by the coding sequence ATGCCAGGTATAGCTGATGCTTTGATGGGAGAGACCGGTCTGCTTTTGCAGAAGGTCATGGACTTCCGCACGCTCCAGCACAACCTCATCAGCGCCAATCTCGCGAATGCAGAGACACCGAATTACAAGGCGGTCCATGTCGATTTCGAGGGCCTCCTCCGCGAGGCGATGCGCAAGGAAGGCACCCTCCGCATGAAGATGACGGATCAAAAGCACTTCTCAGGTTTTCAATCCGATCTGGCCGGGGTTCAACCGCAGCACCTGGTGGAAGCGCCGCCGACCTCCGGAAACGACTACAACAGCGTGGATGCCGAACGCGAAATGACGCGGATGGCCGAGAACCAGATGATGTACCAAACGGCAGCCGAAATTCTGCGCGGACGCATCAATACGATTCGCACCGTCATCATGGAAAGCGGACGATAA
- a CDS encoding sigma-54-dependent Fis family transcriptional regulator produces the protein MARILVVDDDEGMLVALRTSLSRLGHEVQAVSGANEALQVLDEDSFDLVLSDVKMPGITGMDLLREARRRREDISIVLLTAYATVQDAVDAMKAGASDYLMKPFSIDVLEKVVDRVLTGPTDSARGPEPREASNGRRSTEIVTRNSRMRALLDRAREAGESDATVLILGESGTGKELLARTIHESSPRRKNPFVAINCAALPEGLLESELFGYEKGAFTGAIRDRKGKFELAHKGTLLLDEIGEVPLHLQAKLLRVLQERAIDRLGSRAPLSVDIRVVATTNRDLKEEIHAGRFREDLFYRLHVIPLTLPPLRDRLDDLPILSEHFIKHFNQKYRRRVEGLDPAVLEAFRSARWRGNVRELENLIERAVLFCNDRTITFHHLKDELQTLTLPEARGQGPAVGQSLDQVERNLILRTLQSVQGNRTKAANILGISVRTLRNKLHEYRIEAPEELS, from the coding sequence ATGGCTCGAATACTGGTTGTGGACGACGATGAAGGCATGCTGGTGGCCTTACGGACGAGTCTCTCGCGGCTCGGCCATGAAGTTCAGGCCGTCTCCGGGGCGAACGAGGCGCTGCAAGTGCTGGATGAAGATTCCTTCGACCTCGTCTTGAGTGACGTGAAAATGCCCGGCATCACCGGAATGGACCTCCTCCGCGAAGCGCGGCGCCGCCGGGAAGACATCTCGATCGTCCTCCTTACGGCCTACGCGACGGTGCAGGACGCCGTGGATGCCATGAAGGCCGGCGCCTCCGACTACCTCATGAAGCCCTTCTCGATCGACGTCCTCGAAAAGGTCGTGGACCGGGTCCTGACCGGCCCCACCGATTCCGCTCGAGGCCCCGAGCCGCGGGAAGCCTCCAACGGCCGGCGATCGACGGAGATCGTGACTCGGAATTCGAGAATGCGGGCCCTTCTCGACCGTGCGCGTGAAGCCGGCGAGAGTGATGCGACCGTGCTGATCCTCGGGGAAAGCGGCACGGGCAAGGAGCTTCTCGCGCGGACGATCCACGAGAGCAGCCCCCGCCGAAAGAATCCGTTCGTGGCCATCAACTGTGCCGCCCTTCCGGAGGGTCTCCTTGAGAGCGAGCTCTTCGGCTACGAAAAGGGGGCGTTCACCGGCGCCATCCGCGATCGCAAGGGCAAGTTCGAACTGGCCCACAAGGGGACCCTTCTCCTGGACGAAATCGGCGAGGTGCCGCTTCATCTCCAGGCCAAACTTCTCCGAGTGCTCCAGGAACGGGCGATCGATCGGTTGGGCTCGCGCGCGCCTCTCTCCGTGGACATCCGCGTCGTCGCCACGACCAACCGGGACCTGAAAGAAGAAATCCATGCCGGTCGCTTCCGGGAAGATCTTTTTTACCGCCTTCACGTGATTCCCCTCACGCTTCCTCCGCTCCGCGATCGCCTGGACGATCTGCCCATCCTCAGCGAACATTTCATCAAGCATTTTAACCAGAAGTACCGGCGTCGGGTGGAAGGGCTGGATCCCGCGGTTCTGGAAGCGTTCCGCTCGGCTCGATGGCGGGGGAACGTGCGCGAACTGGAAAATCTCATCGAACGCGCCGTCCTCTTTTGCAACGATCGGACGATCACGTTCCACCACCTGAAAGATGAACTCCAAACCCTCACGCTTCCGGAAGCCAGAGGACAGGGGCCGGCCGTCGGCCAATCGCTCGATCAAGTGGAACGCAACCTGATCCTTCGTACGCTCCAGTCCGTCCAGGGCAATCGCACGAAGGCGGCTAACATTCTGGGCATCAGCGTCCGAACATTAAGAAACAAGCTGCATGAGTATCGAATTGAAGCGCCCGAAGAACTCTCATAA
- a CDS encoding PilZ domain-containing protein, giving the protein MMGESAAIRQDEEELIRQRRDVRVRAVMNVRMNVLTSREFESEKELLESRASSFNTYYRWLTQQQPMAGSKEKDDTGTRLVHLMFDLQGRMNRVLQILERQAQGAPAFIPARTIDVSAGGVQLNTVHRLKAGDKVKLVLDIPLAHGIEIPALGDVRSVVNLAAEQPPMVAAGVRFAFIIEEDRDLLVRYVFQRQRDALRRRRMGEEEI; this is encoded by the coding sequence ATGATGGGGGAATCAGCAGCCATCCGTCAGGATGAAGAAGAGCTGATCCGGCAACGAAGGGACGTGCGGGTCCGGGCGGTGATGAACGTCCGGATGAACGTGCTGACGTCCCGCGAATTCGAAAGCGAGAAGGAACTGCTCGAGAGCCGCGCGTCGAGTTTCAACACCTACTATCGCTGGCTCACGCAGCAGCAGCCCATGGCGGGATCAAAAGAGAAGGACGACACCGGCACGCGCCTCGTCCACCTCATGTTCGATCTCCAGGGCCGCATGAACCGCGTGCTCCAGATCCTGGAACGGCAGGCCCAGGGCGCGCCGGCCTTCATCCCCGCCCGGACGATCGACGTCAGCGCGGGGGGCGTGCAACTGAACACGGTGCACCGACTCAAGGCGGGGGACAAAGTGAAACTCGTTCTTGATATTCCGCTCGCGCACGGCATCGAGATTCCGGCGCTCGGCGACGTGCGCAGCGTGGTGAACCTCGCGGCGGAACAGCCGCCGATGGTGGCCGCCGGCGTTCGTTTTGCATTCATCATCGAGGAGGACCGCGACCTGCTCGTCCGATATGTTTTCCAACGGCAGCGCGACGCCCTCCGCAGGCGCCGGATGGGGGAAGAGGAGATTTGA
- a CDS encoding tetratricopeptide repeat protein, whose product MLRPARFALILALILAARVEALHAAEPKNNHHKAVPPVEVILPEEDVDFKHKEEGGIFKVIRRSITRLFGKSESGESEPKKAGKKEEKKGKKTAKKKDEGKEKKAGKEKAAAETKDAKAKEEPKKKEPGREVKVAEPSKEEIHKGFMAKVLDAITGPLRKVYSIVAGLAGKPSVEPEAEPDAGVAQAPGMPPPIPGGEKASTGPTPGFADAAVFQRGYSAFRRGSCGPATETLAFLLQKYPNSSTAGPALYIMGECLFRIGRADQNSGRPRRYKLYYRLADNAFRDATLRFPSSPLAAHGYYRIIEMAQYLGFNTYVLGMGAFFREQYPDSDYRPRVDLMVAKSQANLREFDSSRKTLLGVVYDHPDAEQVTEAIFSLADLDVILGRYEDSLTVYNEGNKRWPRFIRLHPEAMLKLALAFEKTQFFDEALSLLFYLQGQYGRREFADEVQLRIANVLALKKDYSNAANAYAKVVGQYKGSESVGYALLGLADIALQRPVRTKLRGGWWATDEVNPEAIYRGVARHHPLQPQAEAALYKLSLLMFTQRRYDESLRALERMMKTFPYGRFAKGARGDLYHIFKDGIGYYYEAGDYMTVLKLHDSYIESPFLRGAFDLDVLYVLGKSFYEMGLYAKAREFLYRVIQKWPTKEVDEHCGYLIGVTYLREGDFARAEEILKKHLDFFPSGKYRNEMLYALGEATYNQGKFPEAIAALGQFLVAQPESPRAVAAFYFIGNSLFTLKKYLEASEAYVSVLALASKQKSREVPPAVLESHFQLADSFYMAGLYGPALKAYEEAYRLSSKGEKGEWAQYRMSYIKELLKSPKEALKGYEALASSPDPMWQTISSGLRDFARAREVYRGYFKAPE is encoded by the coding sequence ATGCTGCGTCCGGCCCGCTTCGCACTGATTTTGGCGCTCATCCTCGCCGCGCGCGTCGAGGCTCTCCACGCCGCCGAGCCGAAGAACAACCATCACAAAGCCGTTCCGCCCGTCGAAGTCATCCTTCCCGAGGAGGACGTCGACTTCAAACACAAGGAAGAGGGCGGGATCTTCAAAGTCATCCGGCGGAGCATCACGCGGCTATTCGGGAAATCGGAGTCCGGAGAAAGCGAACCCAAGAAGGCGGGCAAGAAGGAGGAGAAGAAAGGCAAGAAGACCGCCAAGAAGAAAGACGAGGGCAAGGAGAAAAAGGCCGGCAAGGAAAAGGCGGCCGCCGAGACGAAGGACGCGAAGGCCAAGGAGGAGCCGAAGAAGAAGGAGCCCGGACGGGAAGTCAAGGTCGCCGAGCCGTCCAAGGAGGAAATCCACAAGGGCTTTATGGCGAAAGTCCTGGACGCGATCACGGGGCCGCTCCGAAAAGTCTACTCGATCGTCGCGGGTCTGGCCGGGAAGCCTTCCGTCGAACCGGAAGCGGAGCCGGACGCCGGGGTCGCCCAGGCGCCGGGCATGCCGCCGCCCATTCCCGGCGGCGAGAAAGCGTCAACCGGCCCCACGCCGGGATTTGCCGACGCCGCCGTCTTCCAGCGCGGCTACTCCGCCTTCCGCCGCGGTTCCTGCGGTCCGGCCACGGAGACGCTCGCGTTTCTCCTTCAGAAGTATCCCAACAGCTCCACGGCGGGACCCGCACTCTACATCATGGGCGAGTGCCTCTTCCGCATCGGACGGGCGGATCAGAATTCAGGCCGGCCGCGCCGATACAAACTCTACTACCGGTTGGCGGACAACGCATTTCGCGACGCGACCCTTCGGTTCCCCTCGTCCCCCCTGGCGGCTCACGGGTACTACCGCATCATCGAAATGGCGCAGTATCTCGGGTTCAACACCTACGTCCTCGGCATGGGCGCCTTCTTCCGCGAACAGTATCCGGACAGCGATTACCGGCCCCGCGTCGATCTCATGGTGGCCAAGTCGCAGGCCAACCTTCGGGAGTTCGACTCCAGCCGGAAAACCCTTTTGGGCGTGGTGTACGATCATCCCGACGCCGAACAAGTGACGGAGGCGATTTTCAGCCTGGCGGACCTCGATGTCATCCTCGGCCGCTACGAAGACAGCCTCACCGTTTACAACGAAGGGAACAAGCGATGGCCGCGGTTCATCCGGCTCCATCCCGAAGCGATGCTGAAGCTCGCTCTCGCCTTCGAGAAAACGCAATTCTTCGATGAAGCGCTGTCCCTCCTCTTTTACCTCCAAGGGCAATACGGCCGGCGCGAATTTGCGGACGAGGTGCAGCTCCGCATCGCCAACGTCCTCGCGCTGAAGAAGGACTACTCGAACGCCGCGAACGCTTATGCCAAAGTGGTAGGCCAGTACAAGGGGTCCGAAAGCGTCGGCTATGCGCTTCTTGGCCTCGCGGACATCGCGCTCCAGCGGCCCGTGCGCACAAAGCTCCGCGGCGGGTGGTGGGCGACCGATGAAGTCAACCCCGAAGCGATCTATCGCGGCGTGGCCCGCCATCATCCTCTCCAGCCCCAGGCTGAAGCGGCGCTGTACAAACTGTCGCTCCTGATGTTCACGCAGCGCAGGTACGACGAATCCCTCCGCGCGTTGGAGAGAATGATGAAGACCTTCCCCTACGGCCGGTTCGCGAAAGGGGCGAGGGGCGATCTGTACCACATCTTCAAAGACGGCATCGGGTACTACTACGAGGCGGGCGACTACATGACCGTCCTCAAGCTGCACGATTCCTACATCGAATCGCCTTTCCTGCGAGGGGCGTTCGACTTGGACGTGCTGTACGTGCTCGGCAAGAGTTTCTACGAAATGGGCCTGTATGCCAAGGCGAGGGAGTTCCTGTACCGCGTGATCCAGAAATGGCCGACCAAGGAAGTGGACGAGCATTGTGGATATCTCATCGGAGTCACCTATCTGCGCGAAGGGGATTTTGCGCGCGCTGAGGAAATTCTCAAGAAGCATCTTGATTTCTTTCCGAGCGGGAAATACCGGAATGAGATGCTCTACGCCCTTGGGGAAGCGACGTACAACCAAGGGAAATTCCCGGAGGCCATCGCCGCGCTGGGGCAGTTCCTGGTCGCCCAGCCCGAATCGCCCCGGGCCGTCGCCGCCTTCTACTTTATCGGGAACTCGCTCTTCACGCTGAAAAAATATCTGGAAGCTTCCGAGGCCTATGTGAGCGTGCTCGCGCTGGCCTCCAAACAGAAATCCAGGGAAGTGCCGCCCGCCGTGCTGGAGTCCCATTTCCAGCTTGCGGACAGCTTCTACATGGCCGGCCTGTATGGGCCGGCGCTCAAGGCGTACGAAGAGGCCTACCGTCTCTCTTCGAAGGGGGAGAAAGGCGAATGGGCCCAGTATCGCATGAGTTACATCAAAGAACTCCTCAAGAGCCCCAAGGAGGCATTGAAGGGATACGAGGCGCTGGCGTCGTCGCCCGACCCGATGTGGCAGACGATCAGTTCGGGTCTGAGAGATTTCGCCCGCGCCCGAGAGGTCTACCGGGGGTATTTCAAAGCCCCGGAATAG
- a CDS encoding SCP2 sterol-binding domain-containing protein has product MTPKEFFENTLPSLFKGVAGGQPELQQITGEMEIVLPEGGTWTLALDKGNLITKEAAATNPIVSFTLSRRDWDRLMQGGSFMPIGAAPGGGANPFKMSPARFEKVKMLKGELVFHITEPGGEAQDTVIRFNPKQGTGPRTELEMNSGDLKDLSEGKANPQQLFMQGKMRIKGDMAFAMQIGSLAMMA; this is encoded by the coding sequence ATGACACCCAAAGAATTTTTCGAGAACACTTTGCCCTCTCTATTCAAGGGCGTGGCGGGCGGACAGCCTGAGCTTCAGCAGATCACCGGCGAGATGGAGATCGTGCTGCCGGAAGGCGGCACGTGGACGCTCGCGCTGGACAAAGGAAATCTGATCACGAAGGAAGCCGCCGCGACCAATCCGATCGTTTCATTCACGCTATCCAGGCGGGATTGGGACCGCCTGATGCAAGGCGGAAGTTTCATGCCGATCGGTGCCGCGCCCGGTGGTGGAGCCAATCCCTTCAAGATGTCCCCCGCCCGTTTTGAAAAAGTGAAAATGCTCAAGGGCGAGCTGGTTTTTCATATCACCGAGCCAGGCGGCGAGGCACAAGACACGGTAATCCGGTTCAATCCGAAACAGGGAACCGGACCCCGCACGGAACTCGAGATGAATTCCGGCGACCTCAAGGATCTCTCAGAGGGAAAGGCCAATCCCCAACAGCTTTTCATGCAGGGAAAAATGCGCATCAAGGGCGACATGGCCTTCGCGATGCAGATCGGCTCCCTGGCCATGATGGCCTGA
- a CDS encoding fibronectin type III domain-containing protein, protein MEPNLTYFFEVSATAPDGEGPASPEISVALEAITAAPEPPKNLQARTGNASVALSWEASAGAAEYRVYYGAKTGGPYIGKGAKEGASPVSIAGSLNATLTGLSNGQVYFFAVSALNSRSESDKSGEVSATPMAELSDNPSAPDVPAHPSEPDAKSTCIVGSSKIGSCILG, encoded by the coding sequence TTGGAACCGAACCTCACGTACTTTTTCGAGGTTTCGGCGACCGCGCCCGATGGGGAAGGGCCGGCCTCTCCGGAAATCAGCGTTGCGCTTGAGGCGATCACGGCGGCGCCTGAGCCGCCCAAGAACCTTCAGGCGCGAACGGGAAACGCCTCCGTGGCTCTATCATGGGAGGCGTCGGCGGGTGCGGCTGAATACCGAGTCTACTATGGCGCGAAAACGGGAGGACCCTACATTGGCAAGGGAGCAAAGGAGGGCGCCTCACCGGTGAGCATAGCGGGTTCGTTGAACGCGACGCTGACCGGACTCAGCAACGGTCAGGTGTACTTCTTTGCGGTTTCAGCTCTCAATTCCCGGAGCGAGAGCGACAAGTCGGGCGAGGTGTCGGCGACTCCGATGGCGGAATTATCAGACAACCCTTCCGCGCCGGATGTCCCCGCGCATCCGTCCGAACCGGACGCAAAATCCACGTGCATTGTGGGGTCGTCGAAGATTGGCTCGTGCATTCTGGGATGA